A single region of the Branchiostoma lanceolatum isolate klBraLanc5 chromosome 1, klBraLanc5.hap2, whole genome shotgun sequence genome encodes:
- the LOC136428126 gene encoding testis-specific serine/threonine-protein kinase 1-like, protein MTGRCQFTSLNWEPKVQPHPMATGPISLTPRPEKPVDSVRGKMGSLYQKAKSLFTTTNLDPAILECRQHGYILLGKNLGAGSYAKVILAEVTAGVLMNNKAVETDLHREGHNKVAIKIILKAKGDVKEEEYLRKFVPREITAMRKLSAHDNVIRLYDEFDTSDRMYLVMQYASNGDMLGFINKWRAGCLLGLPESIVRWFLGQILCGLNYCHEQRIVHRDLKCENILLDGQYIVKITDFGFATTLERTDYYFDDSVEYLYLSTFCGSYAYAAPEIIRGQKYQGEPADIWSVGVIYYAMLCGEHPYKDSYSGKSHGSALLKQMEKPIKFSPYTTADAMDVAYSILVQDWTKRPSAAHILQHPWLQGHDQKEKDITSTLQNHKTKMMMLRRNHQTQQTLLDEAGEQERWAARTGPPRRPHTKQNRRPGRTRRPPGQTELQRKETPKPLPSPSCPQPDDPHSLGDRKTASPYRAGRSTPGSCGHQRALRVKVKRPSSQPTGDRGDQTGSPTRRQAVTVSYTKSGTRGVTVSSYPNDKGTAQPSKSGNSISLRGQRRTPNGQVQVRAAVKRQNKVKDEQKGPAKIRLGFTPHWTPIVASTTGSSRLGAVRVPPSRDPGLEPIVLYAKQAQYLGGRLLPPLNTKGKL, encoded by the exons ATGACGGGTAGATGTCAGTTCACTAGTTTAAACTGGGAACCGAAGGTCCAGCCCCATCCGATGGCGACGGGGCCCATATCACTAACGCCCCGCCCAGAGAAACCCGTCGACTCGGTCCGAGGGAAAATGGGCAGCTTGTATCAGAAAGCCAAGTCTCTCTTCACCACGACCAACCTGGACCCGGCCATTCTCGAGTGCCGCCAACATGGCTATATTTTGTTAGGAAAGAACTTGGGCGCAGGGTCTTACGCCAAGGTGATACTAGCTGAGGTGACGGCAGGAGTTCTCATGAACAACAAGGCTGTAGAGACAGACTTACACCGGGAGGGTCATAACAAG gtTGCAATCAAGATTATATTGAAGGCCAAGGGGGACGTGaaggaagaagagtatttaaGAAAGTTTGTGCCTCGTGAAATCACTGCCATGAGGAAGCTGTCAGCTCATGACAACGTG ATTCGCCTTTATGATGAGTTCGACACCAGTGACCGGATGTATCTAGTCATGCAGTACGCATCTAATGGAGACATGCTGGGCTTCATCAACAAGTGGCGGGCGGGGTGTCTGCTGGGGTTGCCCGAGTCTATAGTCCGCTGGTTCCTCGGTCAGATCCTGTGTGGTTTAAACTACTGCCACGAGCAACGCATTGTCCACAG GGATCTGAAATGTGAGAACATCTTACTGGATGGACAGTACATCGTCAAGATCACAG ACTTTGGGTTTGCAACAACCCTTGAAAGGACGGACTACTACTTTGATGATTCTGTGGAGTACCTGTACTTGTCGACCTTCTGTGGGTCTTATGCGTACGCTGCCCCTGAAATCATCCGGGGACAAAAGTACCAAGGCGAGCCAGCGGACATTTGGAGCGT TGGCGTGATATATTACGCCATGCTGTGTGGAGAACACCCCTACAAGGACAGCTACAGTGGCAAGTCCCACGGGTCTGCCTTGCTGAAACAAATGGAGAAGCCAATCAAGTTCAGTCCCTACACCACAgctg ATGCCATGGACGTAGCTTACAGCATCTTGGTACAAGACTGGACCAAACGCCCGAGTGCAGCACACATTCTTCAACACCCCTGGCTCCAGGGACATGACCAGAAGGAGAAGGATATCACTTCGACACTTCAAAATCATAAAACG AAAATGATGATGTTGCGACGGAATCATCAGACGCAGCAGACTTTGCTGGACGAGGCAGGCGAGCAAGAACGTTGGGCGGCGCGGACTGGTCCTCCCCGCCGGCCGCACACCAAGCAGAACAGGCGTCCCGGCAGGACACGCCGTCCTCCAG GGCAGACAGAACTGCAGAGGAAGGAGACACCGAAGCCTCTCCCATCCCCCAGCTGCCCTCAGCCAGATGATCCTCACTCACTGGGGGACAGGAAAACAGCATCACCCTACAGAGCAGGCCGTTCTACACCGGGCAGCTGTGGCCATCAGAGGGCTCTCAGGGTCAAGGTCAAGCGGCCATCCTCCCAGCCCACAGGAGACCGGGGAGATCAGACTGGTTCTCCCACCAGGCGGCAGGCGGTTACCGTGTCGTACACAAAGTCAGGCACGAGAGGAGTCACAGTTTCTTCTTATCCGAACGACAAAGGAACTGCCCAACCGTCAAAATCTGGCAACAGCATATCATTACGTGGCCAGCGTAGGACTCCAAATGGTCAAGTTCAGGTCCGTGCAGCCGTCAAGCGACAGAACAAGGTCAAAGACGAACAGAAAGGGCCTGCGAAGATTAGACTTGGTTTTACCCCCCACTGGACACCGATTGTGGCCAGTACTACAGGAAGTAGCAGGCTTGGTGCAGTCAGGGTACCTCCTAGCAGAGATCCTGGTCTGGAACCCATAGTGTTGTACGCCAAACAGGCACAGTATCTCGGGGGAAGGCTACTACCACCTCTGAACACTAAAGGAAAGCTGTGA
- the LOC136449323 gene encoding uncharacterized protein: MYQRFGLARTSEFNIFDEERLSVEIKHVSLVKKCADSYQINRATCKTGAGQAMDLIVEPAKDETFLTGQAVISVWRFLGARVREICTLNLTPQSLSPEHHETGEIIRVSAVETTASVIFCKDAKIQFTAPDDRHSRKGVRKYFFFIKEKVGSDWKDLAFFLDLNVAGIRNIAGRNSDDKSR; this comes from the exons ATGTACCAACGATTCGGACTAGCCAGGACGTCAGAGTTCAATATATTTGATGAAGAAAGACTCTCTGTCGAGATCAAGCATGTTTCCCTGGTCAAGAAATGTGCGGATTCGTATCAAATAAACAGGGCAACTTGCAAGACAGGGGCAGGGCAGGCCATGGACCTGATTGTGGAACCAGCGAAAGATGAGACGTTTCTAACAGGTCAAGCAGTGATATCTGTGTGGAGGTTTCTTGGAGCAAGGGTGAGGGAGATCTGCACTCTCAACCTCACACCTCAAAGTCTCAGTCCTGAGCATCACGAGACAG GAGAGATTATTCGAGTTTCAGCCGTAGAAACGACGGCTAGTGTGATTTTTTGCAAAGATGCTAAAATACAATTCACAGCCCCTGATGACCGCCATAGCAGGAAAG GTGTTCGGAAGTACTTCTTCTTCATCAAAGAAAAGGTGGGCTCAGATTGGAAGGATCTCGCCTTCTTCTTGGACTTGAACGTGGCAGGAATCAGGAACATCGCAGGCAGAAACTCGGACGACAAGTCTCGCTGA
- the LOC136449336 gene encoding ribonucleoside-diphosphate reductase subunit M2 B-like, translating to MLSMHSPKSTQSVQQDFSALKISTDRENQVPSSPSKGKARKVLGESQRQNIKRSSDIKELKKPVVETVQKPERKEQDEPLLRENPRRFVVFPIQYHDIWQMYKKAEASFWTAEEVDLSKDLGHWESLNDGERHFIKHVLAFFAASDGIVNENLVERFSQEVQVTEARCFYGFQIAIENIHSEMYSLLIDTYIKDATERDHLFNAIETLPCVKQKADWALKWIGDKDSTFGERVVAFAAVEGIFFSGSFAAIFWLKKRGLMPGLTFSNELISRDEGLHCDFACLMFRHLVNKPSEEATHQIIRNAVKIEQEFLTEALPVKLIGMNHDLMKQYIEFVADRLLGELKCSKIFNRENPFDFMENISLEGKTNFFEKKVGEYQKMGVMSSPAQKKFTLDADF from the exons ATGCTTTCCATGCACTCACCGAAGTCTACCCAGTCCGTGCAGCAGGACTTCTCGGCGCTGAAGATCTCTACAGACCGAGAGAATCAG GTCCCGTCTTCACCTTCCAAGGGAAAAGCAAGAAAGGTCCTCGGAGAGAGCCAACGCCAG AATATAAAAAGATCGTCAGACATCAAGGAACTCAAGAAGCCAGTG GTTGAAACTGTTCAAAAGCCAGAGAGAAAGGAACAG GATGAGCCCCTCCTGCGTGAGAACCCCAGACGCTTCGTAGTCTTCCCCATCCAGTACCACGACATCTGGCAGATGTACAAGAAGGCCGAGGCGTCGTTCTGGACAGCGGAGGAAGTAGACCTCTCCAAG GACCTGGGCCACTGGGAGAGCCTCAATGACGGTGAGAGACACTTCATCAAGCACGTGCTGGCCTTCTTTGCTGCCAGTGATGGTATCGTCAACGAGAACCTG GTGGAGAGATTCAGCCAGGAGGTGCAGGTTACAGAGGCCAGGTGCTTCTACGGCTTCCAGATCGCCATTGAGAACATCCATTCTGAAATGTACAGTCTACTGATTGACACATACATCAAGGACGCAACAGAAAG GGACCATCTCTTCAATGCGATCGAGACCTTGCCCTGTGTGAAGCAGAAGGCTGACTGGGCTCTCAAGTGGATCGGAGACAAGGACTCCACATTTGGGGAGCGTGTTGTTGCCTTTGCTGCTGTAGAAGGAATCTTCTTCTCAG GTTCCTTTGCTGCTATCTTCTGGCTGAAGAAGAGGGGTCTGATGCCTGGGCTGACATTCTCCAACGAGCTGATCAGCAGAGACGAGGGTCTGCACTGTGACTTTGCCTGCCTGATGTTCAGACACCTGGTAAACAAGCCCAGTGAGGAGGCCACCCACCAGATCATCAGGAATGCTGTCAAGATCGAACAG GAATTCCTAACAGAGGCTCTACCCGTGAAGCTGATTGGCATGAACCATGACCTGATGAAGCAGTACATCGAGTTTGTGGCAGACAGACTACTGGGAGAACTCAAGTGCAGTAAG ATCTTTAACAGAGAGAACCCCTTCGACTTCATGGAGAACATCTCGCTGGAGGGAAAGACCAACTTCTTCGAGAAGAAAGTGGGAGAGTACCAGAAGATGGGTGTGATGTCCTCTCCTGCTCAGAAGAAGTTTACATTGGACGCTGACTTCTAG